The sequence below is a genomic window from Candidatus Saganbacteria bacterium.
AAGTATGAGAACATTTTAATACATAGTCATATGCCGGAAGTACTAGGCCTTGCCGAAGCATTTCGGAAGCTTCTTTTTCATAGAGGCCAAACATTATTTCCAATGCTTCGATATTTGCGGCCTCGAAATTATATCTTGAGTGTTCTTTTTCCTGCCTTAAATAAATATCACCGTATTTAACTG
It includes:
- a CDS encoding glycine--tRNA ligase subunit alpha, which encodes VKYGDIYLRQEKEHSRYNFEAANIEALEIMFGLYEKEASEMLRQGLVLPAYDYVLKCSHTFNILDARGAISVTERMGYILKIRKLARLCAKIYLGEGNRG